A window from Corvus cornix cornix isolate S_Up_H32 chromosome 8, ASM73873v5, whole genome shotgun sequence encodes these proteins:
- the BCAR3 gene encoding breast cancer anti-estrogen resistance protein 3 isoform X4 → MDNSPEKLKKELEEELQLSSEDLRSHAWYHGRIPRQVAEGLVQRDGDFLIRDSLSSPGNFVLTCQWKNTPQHFKINKTILRLNEAYCRVQYQFELESFDTIPGLVRYYVGNRTPISKQSGAIIFQPINRTVPLRCLEEKYGVTPVQQKEASTPEGKTETAKRLSLGISSMQSPEQSIPRGNLLRNKEKSGSQPASLDHVLEKRFPLKAHQSESYLLIGSRHPSRLPEADANSCPSSPAFRTGSEPSLSPTVVQKVTSESLLGEALRGSDSQLCPKPPPKPSKAPLMKPPDSPLASHSSEGHYCELNPARHPTATKQHLCQKNSYVEHLTQKERGTFRHSETNYLILDDDPTMNTADPLEASTQMAEEDSIFSVPVYEMVSSFKPNDFESKLLPPENKPLETSMLRRVKELCTNNNPKIIAQHILRMDCKVARIVEVSEEMRRNMGGNSGLELITLPYGHQLRLDLIERHNTMAIGIAVDILGCTGNVEDRAATLNRIIQVAVELKESLGDLYGFSAIMKALEMPQVSRLEQTWTALRHCYTQTAIMYEKQLKPSCKALHEGQDAWTKTISAPQNNITVPLLMPLVTLMERQAVVFEGMELWESSDQSGEIMLRHLGTARLIAQHAETFRLTAEQLLQGFQPDEELSEIFKTEFQMRLLWGSKGAQVNQSERYEKFNRILTALSRKLEPPPVKLVEQLSI, encoded by the exons ATGGACAACAGCCCGGAAAAACTGAAGAAGGAGTtagaggaggagctgcagctgagtaGTGAAGACTTGCGTAGCCATGCCTGGTACCACGGACGTATTCCTCGGCAG GTGGCAGAAGGCCTCGTTCAGAGAGATGGAGATTTTCTGATTAGGGATTCTCTCTCCAGTCCTGGGAACTTTGTTCTTACCTGTCAGTGGAAAAATACCcctcagcattttaaaatcaacaaaacaaTTCTAAGACTCAATGAAGCCTACTGTCGTGTTCAGTATCAGTTTGAACTGGAAAGTTTTGACACTATCCCTGGCTTAGTCAGGTACTATGTTGGGAATCGCACACCAATATCAAAGCAGAGTGgagcaattatttttcagcctATCAACAGGACTGTGCCTCTCAGGTGTCTAGAAGAAAAATACGGTGTAACCCCAGTCCAACAAAAAGAGGCAAGCACCCCcgaaggaaaaacagaaactgcCAAAAGGCTGAGTCTTGGTATATCCAGCATGCAGTCCCCGGAGCAGAGCATACCCAGAGGAAATCTTTTGAG aaacaaagaaaaaagtggtAGCCAGCCAGCTAGTTTGGATCATGTTCTGGAGAAAAGATTCCCATTAAAGGCTCACCAATCAGAGAGCTATCTGCTAATAG GTTCAAGACATCCATCTCGATTACCTGAAGCAGATGCAAACTCCTGTCCAAGCTCACCTGCATTTAGAACAGGCAGTGAACCATCTCTAAGCCCCACAGTTGTTCAGAAAGTCACATCAGAGTCACTGCTAGGGGAAGCTCTTAGAGGATCAGACAGTCAACTCTGTCCAAAGCCTCCACCTAAACCCAGCAAAGCACCCCTGATGAAGCCCCCAGATTCTCCTTTGGCTTCCCACAGTTCTGAAGGACACTACTGTGAACTAAACCCTGCCAGGCAtccaacagcaacaaaacaacaCTTGTGTCAGAAAAACAGCTATGTGGAACATCTGACACAAAAGGAGAGGGGAACATTCAGGCACTCTGAAACAAACTATTTGATCCTTGATGATGATCCTACAATGAACACTGCAGATCCTTTAGAAGCTTCAACTCAGATGGCTGAGGAAGACAGCATCTTTTCTGTACCAGTCTATGAGATGGTGTCTAGTTTTAAACCGAATGATTTTGAATCCAAACTACTTCCTCCTGAAAACAAGCCATTGGAAACATCCATGTTAAGAAGAGTTAAGGAGCTTTGCACCAACAATAACCCAAAAATTATTGCACAGCATATTCTTAGAATGGACtgcaag GTGGCAAGGATAGTAGAAGTTTCTGAAGAGATGAGGAGGAATATGGGAGGGAACTCTGGTCTTGAACTGATCACCTTGCCTTACGGACATCAGCTGCGCCTTGACCTGATTGAGAG GCACAATACCATGGCAATAGGAATAGCTGTTGATATCTTGGGTTGCACAGGAAATGTAGAAGATAGAGCAGCAACATTAAACAGGATCATCCAGGTTGCTGTGGAGTTGAAGGAGTCACTAGGGGATTTATATGGATTTTCTGCCATTATGAAAGCACTGGAAATGCCCCAG GTCAGTAGATTAGAACAAACCTGGACTGCTCTAAGACATTGTTATACCCAGACTGCCATTATGTATGAAAAACAGCTGAAACCATCTTGCAAAGCTTTGCACGAAGGACAAGATGCGTGGACTA AAACTATCAGTGCTCCACAGAACAACATAACAGTGCCATTGCTGATGCCTCTTGTTACCTTGATGGAGCGCCAGGCTGTTGTTTTTGAAGGCATGGAGCTGTGGGAAAGCAGTGACCAAAGTGGTGAAATAATGCTCAGGCACTTGGGCACAGCTCGCCTGATCGCCCAGCATGCGGAGACATTTCGcctgacagcagagcagctgctgcaag GTTTCCAGCCAGATGAAGAGCTGAGTGAAATCTTCAAGACAGAATTTCAAATGAGATTGCTCTGGGGCAGCAAAGGAGCACAAGTTAATCAAAGTGAAAGATATGAGAAATTCAACCGGATCTTAACTGCACTTTCCCGAAAACTGGAACCTCCTCCAGTGAAGCTGGTGGAACAATTAAGTATATAA
- the BCAR3 gene encoding breast cancer anti-estrogen resistance protein 3 isoform X3 — protein MPKDYNVFQMLIAALCCFYHRKSIIRVKFSRERQVMDNSPEKLKKELEEELQLSSEDLRSHAWYHGRIPRQVAEGLVQRDGDFLIRDSLSSPGNFVLTCQWKNTPQHFKINKTILRLNEAYCRVQYQFELESFDTIPGLVRYYVGNRTPISKQSGAIIFQPINRTVPLRCLEEKYGVTPVQQKEASTPEGKTETAKRLSLGISSMQSPEQSIPRGNLLRNKEKSGSQPASLDHVLEKRFPLKAHQSESYLLIGSRHPSRLPEADANSCPSSPAFRTGSEPSLSPTVVQKVTSESLLGEALRGSDSQLCPKPPPKPSKAPLMKPPDSPLASHSSEGHYCELNPARHPTATKQHLCQKNSYVEHLTQKERGTFRHSETNYLILDDDPTMNTADPLEASTQMAEEDSIFSVPVYEMVSSFKPNDFESKLLPPENKPLETSMLRRVKELCTNNNPKIIAQHILRMDCKVARIVEVSEEMRRNMGGNSGLELITLPYGHQLRLDLIERHNTMAIGIAVDILGCTGNVEDRAATLNRIIQVAVELKESLGDLYGFSAIMKALEMPQVSRLEQTWTALRHCYTQTAIMYEKQLKPSCKALHEGQDAWTKTISAPQNNITVPLLMPLVTLMERQAVVFEGMELWESSDQSGEIMLRHLGTARLIAQHAETFRLTAEQLLQGFQPDEELSEIFKTEFQMRLLWGSKGAQVNQSERYEKFNRILTALSRKLEPPPVKLVEQLSI, from the exons atgcCGAAGGATTataatgtttttcaaatgctgatagcagcactttgctgcttttatcATCGTAAGTCTATTATCAGAGTCAAG TTTTCTAGGGAGAGGCAAGTTATGGACAACAGCCCGGAAAAACTGAAGAAGGAGTtagaggaggagctgcagctgagtaGTGAAGACTTGCGTAGCCATGCCTGGTACCACGGACGTATTCCTCGGCAG GTGGCAGAAGGCCTCGTTCAGAGAGATGGAGATTTTCTGATTAGGGATTCTCTCTCCAGTCCTGGGAACTTTGTTCTTACCTGTCAGTGGAAAAATACCcctcagcattttaaaatcaacaaaacaaTTCTAAGACTCAATGAAGCCTACTGTCGTGTTCAGTATCAGTTTGAACTGGAAAGTTTTGACACTATCCCTGGCTTAGTCAGGTACTATGTTGGGAATCGCACACCAATATCAAAGCAGAGTGgagcaattatttttcagcctATCAACAGGACTGTGCCTCTCAGGTGTCTAGAAGAAAAATACGGTGTAACCCCAGTCCAACAAAAAGAGGCAAGCACCCCcgaaggaaaaacagaaactgcCAAAAGGCTGAGTCTTGGTATATCCAGCATGCAGTCCCCGGAGCAGAGCATACCCAGAGGAAATCTTTTGAG aaacaaagaaaaaagtggtAGCCAGCCAGCTAGTTTGGATCATGTTCTGGAGAAAAGATTCCCATTAAAGGCTCACCAATCAGAGAGCTATCTGCTAATAG GTTCAAGACATCCATCTCGATTACCTGAAGCAGATGCAAACTCCTGTCCAAGCTCACCTGCATTTAGAACAGGCAGTGAACCATCTCTAAGCCCCACAGTTGTTCAGAAAGTCACATCAGAGTCACTGCTAGGGGAAGCTCTTAGAGGATCAGACAGTCAACTCTGTCCAAAGCCTCCACCTAAACCCAGCAAAGCACCCCTGATGAAGCCCCCAGATTCTCCTTTGGCTTCCCACAGTTCTGAAGGACACTACTGTGAACTAAACCCTGCCAGGCAtccaacagcaacaaaacaacaCTTGTGTCAGAAAAACAGCTATGTGGAACATCTGACACAAAAGGAGAGGGGAACATTCAGGCACTCTGAAACAAACTATTTGATCCTTGATGATGATCCTACAATGAACACTGCAGATCCTTTAGAAGCTTCAACTCAGATGGCTGAGGAAGACAGCATCTTTTCTGTACCAGTCTATGAGATGGTGTCTAGTTTTAAACCGAATGATTTTGAATCCAAACTACTTCCTCCTGAAAACAAGCCATTGGAAACATCCATGTTAAGAAGAGTTAAGGAGCTTTGCACCAACAATAACCCAAAAATTATTGCACAGCATATTCTTAGAATGGACtgcaag GTGGCAAGGATAGTAGAAGTTTCTGAAGAGATGAGGAGGAATATGGGAGGGAACTCTGGTCTTGAACTGATCACCTTGCCTTACGGACATCAGCTGCGCCTTGACCTGATTGAGAG GCACAATACCATGGCAATAGGAATAGCTGTTGATATCTTGGGTTGCACAGGAAATGTAGAAGATAGAGCAGCAACATTAAACAGGATCATCCAGGTTGCTGTGGAGTTGAAGGAGTCACTAGGGGATTTATATGGATTTTCTGCCATTATGAAAGCACTGGAAATGCCCCAG GTCAGTAGATTAGAACAAACCTGGACTGCTCTAAGACATTGTTATACCCAGACTGCCATTATGTATGAAAAACAGCTGAAACCATCTTGCAAAGCTTTGCACGAAGGACAAGATGCGTGGACTA AAACTATCAGTGCTCCACAGAACAACATAACAGTGCCATTGCTGATGCCTCTTGTTACCTTGATGGAGCGCCAGGCTGTTGTTTTTGAAGGCATGGAGCTGTGGGAAAGCAGTGACCAAAGTGGTGAAATAATGCTCAGGCACTTGGGCACAGCTCGCCTGATCGCCCAGCATGCGGAGACATTTCGcctgacagcagagcagctgctgcaag GTTTCCAGCCAGATGAAGAGCTGAGTGAAATCTTCAAGACAGAATTTCAAATGAGATTGCTCTGGGGCAGCAAAGGAGCACAAGTTAATCAAAGTGAAAGATATGAGAAATTCAACCGGATCTTAACTGCACTTTCCCGAAAACTGGAACCTCCTCCAGTGAAGCTGGTGGAACAATTAAGTATATAA